Genomic window (Egicoccus halophilus):
TCCGCGGACGCTCAACAGGAAGATCGTGTCGGTGCGCTCGCCCTCGGCGCTGCCGGTGGACAGTTCGCGGCGTTCCTCGGGGCTCAACGACTCGCGGCTGTCGGAACCGACCACGAGCACGTGCATCGGGGAGCCACTGCGCGCCAGGCCGTCGACGTCGAGCTTGGGGATGCGGGTGGTGACCCAGGCGGCGAGCAGTGCCACCGCCAGCAGCACGAGCAGCAGCAGGCCCGCCAGCACGCGCACGGCCGTCGGCCGTCGTCGGCGTCCGCCGCCGCGCACACGAGGCCCCCAGTCCTGGTCGACGTCGGTGCTCACGGATGCTCCTGGAGGGTGCCGCTGGGCGGGCGGAGTGTGGCACGTCGGGCACCGGTCCCTGTACACGCGCGGGGAAAGCGGCCCCCCGGCGGCCCGGCCGGTCTAGCCCGTGACGAGCGTGTCCGGCAGGTGGCCGACGTCGCTGAAGCGTTGCAGGCTGAAGACGTGTCCGCTGGCGATCCGGGTCGTGCGCAGCAGCGTCACCGAGGCGTGGTCGGAGGCGAAGCGTTCCCACTCCCAGGGCTCGGGTGCCAGCCCCAACAGGTGGCCGAGGACGACACTGTTGGTGCCGGCGTGGGCGACGACGACCACCCGTGGGCGGTGCTCGGGCAGCTGCCAGAACCCATGGTCGTCGCGCTGCAGGCCGAGCCCGGCCAGCTCCTGCTCGAGGCCGGCGGTCACCCGTGCGTGGAAGTCCCGGAAGCTCTCACCGTCGGGGATGCCGTTCCACCAGTCCTCGCGGCCACGCACGCGTGCCTCACGGAAGACCCGCTCGACCTCCTCCTGCGGGGTGCCCTCCCAGGCCGCCGGCATCCGGATCTCGTGCAGCCACTCCCGTTCCTCGGCCGCGACGTCGGGCACCAGCGCGCGCAACGGCGCGGCCGTCTCGCGCGCGCGGGTGGCGGTGGAGACCAGCAACCGGTCGAAGGTGCCGGCGGCGAGCCGCTCGGCGACACGGCGCGCCTGCTCGTGCCCGCGGGGTGTCAGACCCGGGTCGACCCGGGCGGTGCGGTCGCGGGACCACTCGGGCTGCGCGTGTCGGACGAGGAGGAGTTCCATGCCGCAACGCTATCCGACCCGGGCGACGCGCCGACCGGGTGCACGGGCCGCTGCGTGCGTCCCCGGCCCGGCCGGGCATACTGCTCCGCGACCCGGAAAGGTCGACCCTGCATCCGCCGCGTATCCCCGAGGACGAGGCCGCGAGGCTCGCGGCCCTCGACGCGTTGGCCCTGGTCGGCACGGATGCGGAGGAGCGGTTCGACCGCATCACCCGCACGGTCGGCCGGTTGCTCGGCATGCCGATCGCGATGGTGAACCTGGTCACCGCCGAGGCCCAGTGGGCCAAGTCGGCCGTCGGCATGGACCAGGGCGCCACGGTGGAACGCGAGCGATCCTTCTGCGCGCACGTGGTCGGTGACGGCCGCCCGGTACTGGTCGAGGAGGCACTCGACGACCCGCGGTTCGTGGACAACCCGATGGTCACCACGGACCCACGACTGCGCGCCTACTTCGGCATGCCGGTGCGCGGGCCCGGGGGGCACGTGCTGGGGTCGCTGTGCGTCGCCGACGTCGCGCCGCGTGCGTTGGAGGCGGACCAGCTCAGCCTGCTCGCCGACCTCGCCGGTTGGGTCGAGGCCGAGCTCGACCGCACGCAGTTGGCCGCCGTGACGCTGCAGGAACGCCGCCTGCGGCAACGGTTGGAGGCCATCACGGGGGCCATGGGCGACGGCATTCTGGTGTTCGACCGCGCGGGCCGGATCGAGGCCTCCAACGCGGCCGCGAGCCGACTGCTCGGACGTCCGTCGGAGGTGCTGCACGGCGCGGCCGTTCCCGATCTGCTGCCCCCCACGGGCACCTCGCGGGCGGCGCTGGAGGAGCTGCTGGGTGCCGGCAGGCTGCGGACACCGCTGCGCGCGGAGATCGAGGTGGCGCGGCCCGACGGCGCCGCCGTCCCCCTCGAGGTGACCGTCGCGAGCGCCAACGGCACCGACACCTACGTCGTGGTCGGCCGTGACGTCACCGACCGACGTCGCCACGACGCGGCCCTGCAGAACCTGCGGCAGCTGTACGCGTCCATCCTCGACGCCGCCGCGGACGCGATCGTCGGCCTCGACCGCGACGGTCGTATCCAGTACGCCAACCCGGCGGCGCACCGGCTGTTCGTCGTGCCCGAGGGGGAGCTGCTGGGCGAGGACCTGCACACCCGGTTCCATCACCACCGCGACGACGGGTCGCCGTATCCCTGGCAGGAGTGTCCGAGCCGACAGACCCTGGTGACGGGGCGTCCCTGCGAGAGTCTCGAGGAGCGCTACCACCGCGCCGACGGCACCACGTTCTCCGCCGAGTACGTCTCGACCCCGTTGGTCGCCGACGGCGTCGTCAGCGGAGCGGTGCTGATGATCCGGGACGTGGAGGAACGTCGGACCGTCGAGCGGCTCAAGGACGAGTTCGTCGCCACGGTCAGCCACGAGCTGCGCACCCCGTTGACCTCGATCAAGGGCACGCTGGCGCTGGTGCTGGGCGGCGTCACCGGCGTGCTGCCCGCCGACGTCCGCAGCCTGCTCGAGGTCACCCACAGCAGCACGGAACGGCTGATCCGTCTCGTCAACGACATCCTCGACCTCGAGCGGATGGTCGGCGGCCACCTCGACCTGCGACGCGAGCCCTCCGACGCGCGCGAGCTCACGGTCGCGGCGCTCGACAACGTCGGTGGGCTCGCCGACGAGGCCGGGGTGACCATCGCGACCGCCGTGGAGCCGGTTCCGGTGTTCGTGGACGTCGACCGGATGGTGCAGGTACTGACGAACCTGCTCGGGAACGCGATCAAGTTCTCGCCGACGGGCGGCACCGTGCGGGTCTCGTGTCGGACGGCACCCGAGGGGCTGGTCCTCACCGTGGCGGACGAGGGACCGGGGATCGCGCTCGACGCCCAGCAGCGCATCTTCGAGCGGTTCGGTCAGGCCGACGGCTCCGACCGTCGGGAGAAGGAAGGCACCGGTCTCGGGCTCCCGATCGCGCGTGGGCTGGTCGAACAGCACGGCGGCCGGCTCGAGGTGGAGTCCGAGGGCGGCTCCGGCAGCCGCTTCCACCTGACACTGCCGGCCCTGCCCACCGGCAGCGAGGCCGCGGACAGCGAGGTCCACAGGTGACACCACACGTCCTGATCGTCGACGACGAGGACGCCATCCGGATGGTGGCGCGTCTGGGACTCGAACGGGTCGCCGGCTGGTCGGTCACCGAGGCGGGCAGTGCGGTCGAGGCGGCCGCCGCCGTCGGGACCGTGCGGCCCGACGTCGTGCTGCTCGACGTGATGATGCCGGTCGAGGATGGCCCGCAGACCCTCGAGCGGCTGCGGGCGCTGCCCGGCGGCGCGGACCTGCGCGTGCTGTTCCTCACGGCGAAGGCCCAGCGCAGCGAGATCGAGCGGCTCCGGGCGTTGGGGGTCGACGGCGTCATCAGCAAGCCGTTCGACCCCATGACGCTGGCCGGTGACATCGCCGGGCTCCTGGGCTGGGACCGGCCGTGAGCGGGGACCCGATGACCGCGGCGATCGCGGCCCTGTGGCAGCAGGTGGCGCCGGAGCAGATCGCCACGGCCCGAGCGCTCGAGTCGGCAGCCGTCCGCGTCCTCGACGCGCCCGCCGATGCCGAGGCCTGGGCCGAGGTGCGCGCACGCTCGCACCGGCTGGCGGGCACGCTGGGCACCTTCGGGCAGGTCGAGGCGGGGGACCTGGCCATCCGGCTCGAGCAGCGGGTGGAGGGGACCACCGACCCGGACGCGGCCCTGCGTGCGCAGGTCGCGTCGCTGGCCCGCGACCTGCGCCGGGTCCTGGAGGCATCCGTGGCCACGTGAGCTCGCCGCGCGGCGCGAGCGTCGCTCCGGTGCCCGCCGTCCTGCCTCGTGCTCGGCGGCGCCGTTCGTGCCGCGGCGGGAGTCAGGCCCCCGGGCGGTCGGCGCCGGGACGCGGTCGGGATGCGGCCTGGGCGACCGTCGGCCTGGCCTCCTGGCCGGGCGTGAAGCAGCAGTCGACCGGGCACACGTCCCAGTTCGGTCCGCGGGTGCCCAGCGCCGCCACCGGCCCTCCGGCGACCCGTTCCAGGACCAGGTCGCGGATGCCGCGCACGAACCGGTCGTCGGTGCCCACGGTCGCGGCGCGCGCGAACGCCAGCCCCAGCCGCCCGGCGGTGGCTGCGGCCTCGACGTCGAGGTCGTAGATGACCTCCATGTGGTCCGAGATGAACCCGATGGGTACGACCACGACCGCCCGCGTGCCCTGTCCGGCGAGCTGCTCGAGGTGGTCGTTGACGTCGGGTTCGAGCCATGGCACGAACGCGGGACCCGAGCGCGAGTTGTAGACCAGCTGCCACGGACGGCCCGGGAACGCCTCCGCGACCAGCCGACAGGTCTCGTAGTGCTGCACCTCGTAGTCGCTGTGGCGCGACATGGTGGTGGGGATGGAGTGCGTGGTGAACACCAACGCGGCGTCGTCGCGGACGTCCTCGGGCAGCTGCCCCAGGGCGTCCCGGATGATCGAGACCTGCGGCTCGACGAATCCCGGGTGGTTGTAGTAGACGCGGATCTTGTCCAGTTCGGGGGCGCCGTCGCCGACCTCGGCACGCGCGGCGGCGAGGTTCTCGCGGTACTGCCGGCAGCCCGAGTACGACGAGTAGGCGCTCGTGACGAAGCACAACGCCCGGCGCACGCCGTCGTCACGCATCTCGCGCAGGGTGTCGGCGAGCAGCGGATGCCAGTTCCGGTTGCCCCAGTAGACCGGCAGGTCCGGGCCCTCGGTGGCGATCAACGTCTCCAGCGCCGCCTTCAGGGCCCGGTTCTGGTCGTTGATGGGGGAGCGGCCGCCGAACTGGAAGTAGTGCTGGCTGACCTCCTCGAGCCGTTCGCGGGGGATGCCGCGACCGGCGGTGACCCGTTCCATGAACGGGATCACGTCGGCCTCCTGCTCGGGGCCTCCGAAGGACACCAGCAGGATCGCGTCGTAGTCGGTCGTCGTCATCGGTTCGAGTCCCTGTCGTCGCGGCGAACGTGGTGGGCGTCGGTCTGGACGTCGTCGGCGGCGGGGTCGTCGCCGACGGCGCTGCCGGTCGCGGGCCGGCCGTCCGCGATGGTGCCGGGCTCGACGCCCCAGGCGCCTTCGATGCGGCCGACCCGGTCGGCTGTCGGACGGCTCACGGCCAGGCCGGCGAGTGCGGCCACCGCGCCAGGGGCCACCACCCAGGCGGGTCCGAGCACGTACGCCGCGGCGACCGAGAGCAGCAGCGGGAACAGCAGGACGGCGAACTGGAGCCAGGCCTGCATGCGCAGCAGGGCCGCCGCCGCGCCGGGTTCCGGCCGCTGCGCCAGCAGCGAGCGCTCGGCGCCGACGACCCCGCCGACGGCCGCGATCCCCGTCAGCCCGACCAGCAGCACCGGCAGCGCCGGCGGGAGCGTCGATTCCGGCGCCGCGGTGACGTACACGACGGCGGCGAGCAGGACGACGCCGACGGCCGTGATGGTCCAGGTCCTGCGGAGCGGGGAGAGCACGTCGACGGGCACGGGCACCTCGCGGACTGGCGGACTGGCGGACTGGCGGGACGACGATGCTAGGTCTTGAGCCGCTCGAGCTGTTCCACGGGGCCGGGTGCGCGCCGCTGGGCCAGCCAGATCCCGAGGACGATGGCGACGCCGCCGGCCAGCGCCGGTGCGCCGAGCCGCTCGCCGAGGAACAGCGCGCCGGCGACCACCGCCACCAGCGGGATCAGGTAGGTGGTCAGCGTGGTGTTGGTCGCGCCGACCCGCGCGATCAGCAGGTAGAAGACGAGGTAGGCCAGGCCCGTTCCGAACACGCCGAGGGCGGCCACGGCGCCCAGGACGTCCGCCCGCAACGCCGCACGGGTGGGGACGCCCTCGATCACCAGCGCCATCGGCAGGGCGGCCAGGAAGGCGGTCAGGACCTGGCCCGTGGCGATCATCAGGGGGGCGGCGGTCCCGGAGACGTAGCGCTTGGCGTACACCGCGCCGCCCGCGTAGAGCACCGTCGCCGCCACGACGGTGACCACGGCGAGGACCCGGCCACGGTCGCCGAGGTCCGGCGCCACGATGATGCCGACACCGGCGAGGGCCATCGCGAGCCCGGCGATCCGCGCGGCGGTGACCCGCTCCATGCGCAGCGACGCGGCCACGAGGAAGGTGCTGCTCGGTACCAGCGCCATCAGCAGCGCGGCCAGGCCGGAGGGGATGGCGCGTTGGGCCGCGGCGACCGCCGTCCATGGGACCGCGTTGGAGAGCACCCCGAGCACGGCCACGTGCCCCCACCACCGCCACGACCGCGGCGTGCGCTGCCGGCGGAACGCGACGGCGACGAGCAGCACGGTCGCACCGATGAACGTGCGTCCGGCGACGATCGACACCGGACCCAGACCGCGCAGGCCGAGCTCGATGAACAGGAACGACAGACCCCACATGCTGCCCAGGGTGAGCAGCAGGGCGGTGTCCGCAGGGGTGAAGGTGGCGCTACCGCGGGCGGGAGCATGCAACGGGCAGGGCCTGGGACTCGGCGACGCGGACCGGCCGACGCTACCGCACTCGGAGGACCACCCGGGTCCGCATAGGCTCGTGGCGTCGTCGAGCGTCGAGGAGTTGCATGACCGCGGACCCGACCGTCGCGCCGGCCTGGTTCGCGGCTTCGCTGGCGGCGACGCCGGAGTCGCACGTGCTGACGGTGGACCGGGTGGACATCGCCTACCTGGCCTGGGGGCGGCCCGGGGACCCCGTGCTCGTACTCGTGCACGGCGGCGCCGCGCACGCCCACTGGTGGAGTTCCCTCGCGCCCCTGCTCGCCGAGGAACACCGGGTCGTCGCGGTCGACCTGTCCGGGCACGGCGACAGCGCCCACCGGGAGCGGTACCGGGCGGAGTGGTGGGCACAGGAGGTGGTGGCGGTCGCCGAGCACGAGCGCGTCGGCCCACGGCGACCGGTCGTCGTCGGCCACTCGATGGGCGGCTTCGTGACGGTCGTCGCGGCGGCGCGGCACGGTGCCGCGCTCGACGGCGCGATCGTCCTCGACGCCCCGATCCGTCGGCCCGACCCGGAGACCGAGGAGGCCGGTCGGCGCGGCCGCAGCATGTTCCGCCAGCCCAAGGCGTACCCGGACCTGGCCACCGGCATGGAGCACTTCCACCTCGTGCCTCCGCAGCCCGAGGCCGAGCCGTGGTTGCTGCGCGAGGTGGCTCGGCACAGTCTGCGACGCTTCGACGACGGGAGATGGCGCTGGAAGTTCGACCCACGCGTGTTCGTGGAGCGGACCGGTCCGAGCCGGCCGAGCGACTACGCCGAGGACCTCACCCGGGCGGCGTGCCGGCTGGCGATCGTCAACGGGGCACGCTCGGCGATCGTGGACGACGAGGTCATCGCGCACATGCGCGAGCTGGTGGCCGGTTCACCGGCCGCTGCCGCCGGGGTGCCGTTCGTGAAGGTGCCCGAGGCGCACCACCACCTGCTGCTCGACCAACCGCTGGCCACGGTGACGGCCCTGCGGGCGGTGCTCGCGACCTGGCACCCGGTCGGTGCCCCGCCCCCCAGCGTGCTCACCACCGGCGGCTGACCGCCGAGGCGCCGGACACCTCCGCCCCACCAGCCCCCTCAGGAGCCGGCGCGCTCGGAGGTCCGCCTGCGGGCCACCGCCCGACGCGCGCCGCCGCCGGTGACCGTTCGCCACCACCGTCGTCCGGAGTCCCCACCAGCCCCGTCAGGAACCGGCGCGCTCGGAGGTCCGCCTGCGGGCCACCGCCCGACGCGCGCCGCCGCCGGTGACCGTTCGCCACCACCGTCGTCCGGAGTCCCCACCAGCCCCGTCAGGAACCGGCGCGCTCGGAGGTCCGCCTGCGGGCCACCGCCCGACGCGCGCCGCCGCCGGTGACCGTTCGCCACCACCGTCGTCCGGAGTCCCCACCAGCCCCGTCAGGAACCGGCGGCAACAGATCAGAGCTTGCGCAGGTGGACGGTGTGCACGGCGTGGTCGGCGGCCTTCTGCAGCACGAGGTCGGCTCGCGACCGGGTCGGCAGCACGTTGTCGCGCAGGTTGACCCCGTTGATCCGGGCCCAGATGTCGCGCGCGGTGGCGTCGGCCTGGTCGTCGGTGAGGCCGGCGTAGCGCCGGAAGTACGAACGCGGGTCGCGGAAGGCGGTGCCACGCAGGGTGCGGAAGCGCTCGACGTACCAGCGCTCGACGTCCTGCTCGGCGGCGTCGACGTAGATCGAGAAGTCGAAGAAGTCGGACACGAACACCCGCCGCTCGTCGGCGGCGGTGCCGGTCTGCAGGACGTTGAGGCCTTCGAGGATGAGGATGTCCGGCTGACGCACCAGGACCCGCTCGTCGGGGACGATGTCGTAGGTGAGGTGGCTGTAGACGGGTGCCGCGACCTCGGGCTCCCCGGCCTTCACCCGCGCGACGAAGCGGACCAGGCTGGCCACGTCGTAGGACTCGGGGAAACCTTTGCGCTCCATCAGTCCCCGGCGTTCGAGTTCGGCGTTGGGCCACAGGAACCCGTCCGTGGTGACCAGCGCGACCTCGGGGTGGTCCGGCCAGCGGGAGAGCAACGCCTGCAGGATGCGGGAGGTGGTCGACTTGCCGACCGCCACCGACCCGGCGATCCCGATCACGAACGGGACCTTGGCCGCCAGTGATCCGAGGAACGTGTCGGTGGCCCGGTGCAGGTCCTGGGTCGCGGCGACGTAGAGGTTGAGCAGCCGGGACAGCGGGAGGTAGACGTCGGCGACCTCGTCGAGCGACACGCGGGTGTTGATGCCGCGCAGCTGGGCGAGGTCCGCCTCGGACAGCGTCAACGGGGTCGCGGAGCGCAGTGCCGCCCAGTCCTCGCGGGCGAGTGCGACCCAGGGGGAGGGGTCGCCGTCCGCGCCGTCGTCCATGGCGCGTGGACCGGTGCCACGGCGGGACCGCGCGGGCAGCGGGGACTCGGACACGGCAGGCCTTGCTCACGGACGACGACCGGCCAGCGTAGTGGGCCCGGTCCACCGGTATCGAGTCGCGGCCGAGCAGGACGGCTCCCGATGCGCGACACTGGAGGCGGTGCGGATCCGTCAGCACGCCGTCGGGCGTGTCACGGCGCCGCTCGGGACGTCGAGGACTCGAGGACGAGTGAGCACGAACGGGGCGGTCCGCTCCCTGGTGTGGCACCGCATCGCCGCGGTGCTGCTCGTCGTGGTCGTGGTGCCGTTGGTGGTGGCGATCGGCGCCGTCGCCGACGAACAACCGATCCGCGAGGGTGAGCCGGCGCCACGGACGGTGTTCGCCGACGAGGCGATCCGTGAGGTCGACGAGGAGGCCACCGAACAGGCACGCCAGACGGCGGCGCAGTCGGTGGATCCGGTCGAGGTGTTCAACCCGGGGGCGCAGGCCGAGATCGTCAGCGAGACGCGCCAGATCTTCGCGGCGGTGCGCGGGGTCCGGGAGCCACCCGACGCCGGTGGTGACGTCCCGCCGATGACGCCGAGTCGGGCCCAGCAGCTCGAGGCGCTCGAACAGGAGCAGCTCGGCCTCGAACCCGAGGTCCTCGACGCGCTGCTGTCGGTGCCGCTGACCCAGCTGGCGACCGTGGAACAGGTGACGGTCGCCATCGCGCAGGGCTTCGCGCGCCAGCCGGTGCCCGAGGACGAGGTCCAGCAACTGCTGGCCGACCAGTTGCCGGTGGAGCTGGCCGTGCAGTCGTTGCCGGGGGACACGGCGGAGACGATCGTGGATCCGGTGCTCCGGACCGTGATGCGTCCGACCGTGGTGGTGGACCCGGATGCGACCACGGCGCGTCGCGAGCGGGCCGCGGAGGAGACCGAGGAGCTCGCCTCGACCTGGCGGCCGGGGCAGGCGATCGTGCGCGAGGGCGAGATCGTCGGGCCCATGCAGGCGCGGGCGATCGAGAGCCTCGGCCTGAGCGGCTCCTCGCCGGCCCGCGCGTTGCTGCGGGCGTTGGCCGCGATGGCCATGGTGGCGGTCATCGGCGGGGTCTACCTGCACCGGATGCAGCCGCGCGTGTGGGTGACCGGCAAGAAGCTGCTGCTGCTGGGGCTGCTGGTCACCGCCTACGCCGGGCTCGTCGTGGGGGCGACCGCGGTGACGGGTGCGACCTCGAACGGTTGGGCCTACGTGGTGCCGGCCGGGGCGCTGGCGATGCTCGCCGCGCTGTTGATCCATCCGGTGGTCGGCATCTCGACCATGCTGCCGGCCGCCGTGCTCGTGCTGCTCGTGGAGCCCTCGGCGGCGCCGGTCGCGTTGTTCGCCGCGGCGGCCGTCCTGGTCAGCGTCCCGTTGACGACCCGGATCAGCTCGCGGTCGGACCTGCGTTCGGCGACGTTGCGGGCCGGCCTGAGCTACCCGGTGCTCGCGGCGGTGCTGGTGCTCGTGTTCGGGCCGCGCGACGAGCTGGTCACGGCGGTGCTCGCCGGCGCGCTCAACGGCCTCGTGACGGCGATCGCGGTCCAGGGCGCGATGCCGTTCCTGGAGAACCTGTTCCGGCTGCCGACGGTCACCGCGCTGCTGGACCTCGCCGACCGCAACCATCCGTTGTTGCGCGAGCTCGAGGCGAAGGCGCTCGGCTCGTACAACCACTCGGTGATGGTGGCCTCGCTGTGCGAGCGCGCCTGCCGGGCGATCGGGGCCCAGCCGCTGCTGGGCAGTGTCGCGGCGCTCTACCACGACATCGGCAAGGTCCGGCAGCCGCACTTCTTCATCGAGAACCAGCAGGGCATCGCCAACCCGCACGACGACCTCGAACCGGAGGTGTCGGCGGTCATCATCCAGAACCACGTCGTCGACGGTGTGGAGATGGCGACCGAGTACCGGCTGCCGCCGGAGGTCGTGGCCTGCATCGGCTCGCACCACGGCACGATGCTGGTGAGCTACTTCTTCGACCGGGCGGTCGAGGCCGCCGGTGGGGACCACGACGCGGTCGACGAGGAGCACTTCCGTTACAAGGGGCACAAGCCGCGCAGCAAGGAGGCGGCCGTGCTGCTGCTGGCCGACTGCTGCGAGGCGGCGACCCGGGCCATGGCGATGTCGCGCGGCACCCTGCCGCGCGACGACATCGAGTCGACCGTCGACCGGCTGCTGCAGGAGCGGGTCGACGACGGGCAGTTCGAGGAGTGCGACCTGACGTTCCGCGAGCTGATGACCGCTCGTGACACCATCGTGGAGTCGTTGGTCGGCATCTATCACCCCCGGATCGCCTACCCGGGCAAGCCGCAGCCGGCCACCTCCGTGTCGTCGGACGGCGCCGGTCCGGTCGGGGACACGGAGGCGTCCGACGGGGACGCACCCGGCGCGAACGGGGACGGCGCCCCGCCCGCGGCGGGATCAGACGGGGTCCTGCCCGAGCGCGAATCCCGCGTCGAGCACACGCGGTGAGTAGCTGCGGAAGGCGATGACCGTCTCCGAGCCGGCCACGCCCGGGATCTTGCCGACCCGGCCGGTCACGACGTCGGCGAGGTCCTCGTTGCGGGCCACCTTGACCTTGCAGATCAGGTCGTAGCGGCCGGTGACGGAGTAGACCTCCACCACGCCCTCGACGTCGCACAGCGCTTCGGCCACCTCGGGCACCTGGTCGGTCTGGACGTCGAGCAGCACGAAGGCGGTGATCACACGGACTCCTGGCGACGGGTGCGCCGGCACGCTAGCTGTTGTCGCGGCGCGCGGTAGCGTCCGGGCATGGCAGCAGGCACGAGCTTCGGGGAGGCGATCGAGACGGTCGTCGCGCGTCTGCCGGTGGGCACGGTGGCCACCTACGGCGAGGTCGCCGCGGAGGCGGGTCGACCGGGCGCGGCGCGGGCGGTCGGACGGGTGCTGCGCACGACGTCGCGCCCCCTGCCGTGGTGGCGGGTGGTGACCTCCGCCGGTCGACTGGTGCCCGGCCTGGAGGTGGAGCACGCCCGTCGTCTCACGGCCGAGGGTGTCGTGGTGGTCGGGGACCACGTCGCCGGTCTGCGCACGCGCCGGGTGGCCCGGGAGCGATAGCGTCCCCGGCGACAACGTCGCCGCACAGGACCGCCCTCGTGCCCACCTCCGATCCGACGCCGTCGACGCTCGCCGTCCAGCCGTTCCCGGGGATGCTGCATCACCTCGAGTTGTACGTCGCCGACCTCGAGCGCAGCGTCGCGTTCTGGGGGTGGCTGCTGCCCGAGCTCGGCTACGAGGTCTACCAGGAGTGGGACGAGGGGATCTCGTTCCGCTTGGGCACGGCCTACCTGGTGTTCGTCCAGGCGCCGCGGCCGGAACGAGGTGCCGACCGGCGGGGCGTCGGGTTGAACCACCTCGCCTTCCGTGTGCGCGACCGGGCGGACGTGGACCGCCTCACCGACGCGGTGCGTGCGCGTGGGTGCCGGGTGCTGTACGAGGACCGTCACCCGCTGGCCGGTGGGCCCGAGCACTACGCGTTGTTCTGCGAGGACCCGGACGGCCTGAAGGTGGAGCTCGTGTCGGCTGACTGACCGGGGACGGCATCCGCCCGAGGGGCGTGTGCACTAGTCGCGCAGCTTCGGGCGGAAAGCGACCGGACTGGGTCGTTTCGTGCGCTCGTTGCGCACCCTGACTGGCGGTGGACGGAAACGACCGATAGTGGCGTTGTACCACCTGACGGTGTTCCGGCCACGTGACGCGGCCGGAGGGACACCATCGCCCCGCCCCTCCTCGCATCCCCCGTCCCAGCGTCGGCACCGCGACCTCCGCGGCTCCGAACCAGACGTGCGAGGGTGGAACCCACACCTCGCCGCAGGTGGGTCACCCGGCCGAAACGCGCCCTCGGCCCGCCCCCCACCCGCGCACGCGTCCCGCTCCCGGACGCGCTCTCGCCCTCCGATCCGTCGAGGAGGACCACGGTGAACCCGACCGAACTCCCCACCGCAGAAGTGGCCGTCGAGGAACTTCTCGAACGCTCGTCCGAGCGTGGCTACGTACTGCTCTCCGAACTCCAGGACCTGCACGCGCCGGAACTCCACGGCGACACGTGGCTCGATGACGTGGTCGCCGAGATCCGTACCCAGGGCACCCAGGTCGTCGACGACGTCGCCGACGACGCGCCCGAGGAGGTCGCGGAGTACACCGGGGCCATGACCACCGACCTGGTGCGGCAGTACCTCAACGACGCCGGCCGCCACGCCCTGCTCACCAAGGAGGACGAGGCGGACCTGGCCAAGCGCTACCAGGCTGGCATGGCCGCCGACGAGATCCTGAGCTCCGGCCGCAAGCTGACGCGGACGCAGAAGGCCCGCATGCGCCAGGTCAGCCGCGACGGCGAGCGCGCCAAGGAACGCATGGTGCAGGCCAACCTGCGGCTCGTGGTCCCGCAGGCCCGCAAGTTCTCTGGACGCGACCTCGACTTCATCGAGCTGATCCAGGAGGGCAACCTCGGCCTGCTGCGCGCGGTCGAGAAGTTCGACCACACCAAGGGCTACAAGTTCTCGACCTACGCCGTCTGGTGGATCCGTCAGGCCCTGCAGCGCGGCGTGGCCTCCAAGGGCCGCACGATCCGTGTCCCCGCGCACGTCTGGGAGCTGTACGGCAAGCTCCGCTCCGCCGAACTGCGTCTGCGCCAGCAGAAGGGTGCCGACCCGACCGAGGACGAGATCGCCGAGGAGGTCGGCCTGACCGCCCAGCGGGTCCGTGAGGTCCGCGAGGCGATGCAGGAACTGGTCAGCCTCGACCGGCCGAT
Coding sequences:
- a CDS encoding ATP-binding protein, translating into MHGPLRASPARPGILLRDPERSTLHPPRIPEDEAARLAALDALALVGTDAEERFDRITRTVGRLLGMPIAMVNLVTAEAQWAKSAVGMDQGATVERERSFCAHVVGDGRPVLVEEALDDPRFVDNPMVTTDPRLRAYFGMPVRGPGGHVLGSLCVADVAPRALEADQLSLLADLAGWVEAELDRTQLAAVTLQERRLRQRLEAITGAMGDGILVFDRAGRIEASNAAASRLLGRPSEVLHGAAVPDLLPPTGTSRAALEELLGAGRLRTPLRAEIEVARPDGAAVPLEVTVASANGTDTYVVVGRDVTDRRRHDAALQNLRQLYASILDAAADAIVGLDRDGRIQYANPAAHRLFVVPEGELLGEDLHTRFHHHRDDGSPYPWQECPSRQTLVTGRPCESLEERYHRADGTTFSAEYVSTPLVADGVVSGAVLMIRDVEERRTVERLKDEFVATVSHELRTPLTSIKGTLALVLGGVTGVLPADVRSLLEVTHSSTERLIRLVNDILDLERMVGGHLDLRREPSDARELTVAALDNVGGLADEAGVTIATAVEPVPVFVDVDRMVQVLTNLLGNAIKFSPTGGTVRVSCRTAPEGLVLTVADEGPGIALDAQQRIFERFGQADGSDRREKEGTGLGLPIARGLVEQHGGRLEVESEGGSGSRFHLTLPALPTGSEAADSEVHR
- a CDS encoding Hpt domain-containing protein encodes the protein MSGDPMTAAIAALWQQVAPEQIATARALESAAVRVLDAPADAEAWAEVRARSHRLAGTLGTFGQVEAGDLAIRLEQRVEGTTDPDAALRAQVASLARDLRRVLEASVAT
- a CDS encoding ferrochelatase gives rise to the protein MTTTDYDAILLVSFGGPEQEADVIPFMERVTAGRGIPRERLEEVSQHYFQFGGRSPINDQNRALKAALETLIATEGPDLPVYWGNRNWHPLLADTLREMRDDGVRRALCFVTSAYSSYSGCRQYRENLAAARAEVGDGAPELDKIRVYYNHPGFVEPQVSIIRDALGQLPEDVRDDAALVFTTHSIPTTMSRHSDYEVQHYETCRLVAEAFPGRPWQLVYNSRSGPAFVPWLEPDVNDHLEQLAGQGTRAVVVVPIGFISDHMEVIYDLDVEAAATAGRLGLAFARAATVGTDDRFVRGIRDLVLERVAGGPVAALGTRGPNWDVCPVDCCFTPGQEARPTVAQAASRPRPGADRPGA
- a CDS encoding histidine phosphatase family protein, whose translation is MELLLVRHAQPEWSRDRTARVDPGLTPRGHEQARRVAERLAAGTFDRLLVSTATRARETAAPLRALVPDVAAEEREWLHEIRMPAAWEGTPQEEVERVFREARVRGREDWWNGIPDGESFRDFHARVTAGLEQELAGLGLQRDDHGFWQLPEHRPRVVVVAHAGTNSVVLGHLLGLAPEPWEWERFASDHASVTLLRTTRIASGHVFSLQRFSDVGHLPDTLVTG
- a CDS encoding response regulator, giving the protein MTPHVLIVDDEDAIRMVARLGLERVAGWSVTEAGSAVEAAAAVGTVRPDVVLLDVMMPVEDGPQTLERLRALPGGADLRVLFLTAKAQRSEIERLRALGVDGVISKPFDPMTLAGDIAGLLGWDRP
- a CDS encoding DMT family transporter; its protein translation is MHAPARGSATFTPADTALLLTLGSMWGLSFLFIELGLRGLGPVSIVAGRTFIGATVLLVAVAFRRQRTPRSWRWWGHVAVLGVLSNAVPWTAVAAAQRAIPSGLAALLMALVPSSTFLVAASLRMERVTAARIAGLAMALAGVGIIVAPDLGDRGRVLAVVTVVAATVLYAGGAVYAKRYVSGTAAPLMIATGQVLTAFLAALPMALVIEGVPTRAALRADVLGAVAALGVFGTGLAYLVFYLLIARVGATNTTLTTYLIPLVAVVAGALFLGERLGAPALAGGVAIVLGIWLAQRRAPGPVEQLERLKT